Proteins encoded in a region of the Zunongwangia endophytica genome:
- the lgt gene encoding prolipoprotein diacylglyceryl transferase: MKDGIIYWDIDPVIFWITDSFPLKYYGLFFMTGLFLGYFIVKAIYKKENIPVQDLDSLLTYIILGILIGARLGHCLFYQPDYFLSRPLEMFLPIQKIGTSYQFIGYQGLASHGGGIGVLIAIFLYCKKYKVNILWLLDRVAIGTSVTGAFIRFGNFMNSEIYGKPTDGNWGVVFMRDDLIPRHPTQLYEAFSYLLISVILYSIYNSKRTEVKNGQLFGLFLILLFLARFIIEFFKENQVAFEDSLTLNMGQILSLPFIVAGILLIFWKRNNLMNTK; the protein is encoded by the coding sequence GTGAAAGACGGCATAATATACTGGGATATAGATCCCGTAATCTTTTGGATTACCGATTCTTTTCCGTTGAAATATTATGGATTGTTCTTTATGACGGGCCTTTTTCTTGGGTATTTTATTGTAAAAGCTATTTACAAAAAAGAGAATATACCGGTTCAGGATCTAGATAGTTTATTAACCTATATTATTCTAGGAATACTTATAGGAGCTCGTTTAGGGCATTGTTTATTTTATCAACCCGACTATTTCTTGAGTAGGCCACTAGAGATGTTTTTACCCATTCAAAAAATCGGGACCTCATATCAATTTATAGGGTATCAAGGATTAGCAAGTCATGGTGGAGGAATAGGTGTTTTAATTGCGATTTTTCTTTATTGTAAAAAATATAAGGTTAATATTTTATGGTTATTGGACAGAGTTGCAATCGGAACTTCGGTAACAGGGGCTTTTATACGATTCGGGAATTTTATGAATTCTGAAATTTATGGGAAGCCTACAGATGGAAACTGGGGAGTTGTTTTTATGCGAGACGATTTAATACCTCGACATCCAACGCAACTTTACGAGGCATTTTCATATCTATTAATTTCAGTGATTTTGTATAGCATCTATAATTCAAAACGCACTGAAGTCAAAAATGGGCAATTATTCGGCTTATTTTTAATTTTGCTGTTTTTAGCTCGTTTTATTATTGAATTCTTTAAAGAAAATCAAGTCGCTTTTGAAGATAGCCTTACTTTAAATATGGGGCAAATTTTAAGCTTACCGTTTATTGTCGCTGGGATTTTATTGATATTTTGGAAAAGAAATAATTTGATGAATACTAAATAG
- the ggt gene encoding gamma-glutamyltransferase: MLKIIRYNTLVILSVLFLFSCKTEKHQFKNSASKAEIADKAMIVSARSEASRIGAEIMKKGGNAFDAMVATEMALAVSYPFAGNLGGGGFMVYRTADGEVGTLDYREKAPLASSKNMYLDENGEVISEKSTMGALASGVPGTIAGIFKVHKKFGSLPIQELLKPVIALAEKGIVVTQKQQDRLQKYRDVLMQVNEDTILFTKSYKAGDTLKNKALANTLRRIATNGRSEFYGGETGKILLNFLQERGGIITEQDLLKYDAKWRDPVQVQYKDYQIISMPPPSSGGIVLAQILKMIEPYPLNEYAHNSAKYIQVLTEAERRAYADRSFYLGDSDFYEVPQDSLLDSNYLEAKMANFSFEQATSSSAINHGELSNFYESNETTHYSIVDAEGNAVSVTTTLNGAYGSKLYIPELGFFMNNEMNDFSLKPGVPNMFGLIGAEANAIAPEKRMLSSMTPTIIEKDNKLWMVVGSPGGSTIITSVLQTFLNVAEFDLNMQEAVSAKRFHHQWLPDEIMMEPAGFEEKALEELQQKGYKINQSESRIIGKVDAIRVLPNGKLEGGADPRGDDTAVGF; encoded by the coding sequence ATGCTAAAAATCATTCGTTATAATACCCTAGTAATTCTATCGGTTTTATTTTTATTTTCTTGTAAGACCGAGAAGCATCAATTTAAAAATTCAGCTAGTAAAGCTGAAATAGCTGACAAGGCGATGATCGTTTCAGCAAGAAGCGAGGCATCTCGTATTGGTGCCGAAATTATGAAAAAAGGTGGGAACGCATTTGATGCTATGGTCGCTACTGAAATGGCATTGGCGGTAAGTTATCCATTTGCTGGTAATTTAGGCGGCGGTGGTTTTATGGTGTATCGTACGGCAGATGGAGAAGTAGGAACTTTAGATTATCGAGAAAAAGCACCGCTGGCGTCTTCAAAAAATATGTATCTGGATGAAAATGGAGAGGTAATTTCAGAAAAAAGTACCATGGGAGCCTTAGCATCCGGAGTGCCGGGAACTATTGCAGGGATTTTTAAAGTGCATAAAAAGTTTGGCAGCCTACCAATTCAGGAATTACTAAAACCAGTTATTGCGTTAGCTGAAAAAGGAATTGTTGTTACCCAAAAACAGCAAGATCGCTTACAAAAATATCGCGATGTATTAATGCAAGTAAATGAGGATACGATTCTTTTTACCAAAAGCTACAAGGCGGGAGATACCTTAAAAAATAAAGCGTTAGCCAATACTTTGCGTCGCATAGCTACCAATGGAAGAAGTGAGTTTTATGGAGGCGAAACCGGAAAAATACTTCTTAATTTTCTACAAGAGCGAGGAGGGATCATAACTGAGCAAGATTTACTTAAATATGACGCAAAATGGCGCGATCCAGTTCAAGTTCAATACAAAGATTATCAAATAATTTCTATGCCGCCTCCTTCTAGCGGCGGAATTGTATTAGCGCAGATTTTAAAGATGATCGAACCTTATCCGCTTAATGAATATGCTCATAATTCAGCAAAATATATTCAGGTTTTAACGGAAGCTGAGCGTCGTGCATACGCCGATCGTAGCTTTTATTTGGGTGATTCCGATTTTTATGAGGTACCTCAGGACAGTCTATTAGATTCAAATTATTTGGAAGCAAAAATGGCTAATTTCAGTTTTGAACAGGCGACTTCTTCTTCAGCAATAAACCATGGAGAGCTATCGAATTTTTATGAGAGTAACGAAACCACTCATTATTCTATAGTAGACGCAGAGGGTAATGCAGTTTCTGTAACCACCACTTTAAACGGTGCGTACGGGTCAAAATTATATATTCCTGAACTAGGTTTTTTTATGAATAATGAAATGAATGATTTTAGTTTAAAACCTGGAGTACCCAATATGTTCGGTTTAATAGGAGCCGAGGCTAATGCTATTGCACCTGAAAAACGAATGCTAAGCTCAATGACGCCAACTATTATCGAAAAAGATAATAAACTATGGATGGTAGTAGGTTCTCCCGGCGGTTCGACCATTATAACTTCAGTATTACAAACATTTTTAAACGTTGCTGAATTCGATTTAAACATGCAGGAAGCAGTTTCAGCAAAACGATTTCATCACCAGTGGTTACCCGACGAAATTATGATGGAACCAGCAGGATTTGAAGAAAAAGCATTAGAAGAACTTCAGCAAAAAGGATATAAAATAAATCAAAGTGAATCCAGGATTATCGGTAAAGTAGATGCCATTAGAGTATTACCTAACGGAAAGCTTGAAGGAGGTGCAGATCCACGAGGAGATGATACCGCAGTAGGTTTTTAA
- a CDS encoding dipeptide epimerase has protein sequence MKIEYHQYQLQLKDTFRISHASRDVQPSLVVSVSHDGFTGFGEAAATSYYGVTVEGMIKSLKKVEQIVENHIEEPPEVIWEKLYPELKNETFALCALDMALHDLFGKRQQQPLYKLWNLNPAEVPQTSYTIGIASTEEMIRKIKDFPWPLYKIKLGTDHDLEIIKELRKYTKSIFRIDANAAWTADQAIENSHILKELNVEFLEQPLPVDDYEGQKKLYENSALPIIADESCIVETDVEKCADYFHGVNIKLTKCGGITPALRMIEKAKSLGLKTMVGCMTESTVGISAIAQLAPMLDFVDMDGALLLKNDTATGVKITSEKVIYPTENGTGVKLFKFE, from the coding sequence ATGAAGATTGAATATCACCAATATCAACTGCAGTTAAAAGACACATTCAGGATTAGCCATGCTTCTCGTGATGTGCAGCCAAGTTTGGTGGTTTCTGTCTCGCACGATGGTTTTACAGGTTTTGGGGAAGCTGCAGCCACTTCGTATTACGGAGTGACGGTAGAAGGGATGATTAAATCTTTAAAAAAAGTAGAGCAAATTGTCGAAAATCATATCGAAGAACCTCCGGAAGTAATTTGGGAAAAGCTTTATCCTGAATTAAAGAACGAAACTTTTGCGCTTTGTGCGTTAGACATGGCGCTACACGATCTCTTCGGAAAAAGACAGCAACAACCGCTATACAAACTTTGGAATTTGAATCCTGCTGAAGTCCCGCAAACCAGTTATACGATTGGAATTGCTTCAACTGAAGAAATGATTCGTAAGATTAAAGATTTTCCGTGGCCATTATACAAGATCAAGTTGGGAACCGATCATGATCTTGAGATAATAAAAGAGCTTCGAAAATATACAAAATCGATTTTTAGGATCGATGCTAACGCGGCGTGGACTGCCGATCAGGCAATTGAAAATAGTCATATTTTAAAGGAATTAAATGTAGAGTTTTTAGAACAGCCGTTGCCGGTAGATGATTATGAAGGACAAAAGAAGCTTTACGAAAATTCAGCTTTACCGATAATTGCCGACGAAAGCTGTATCGTAGAAACCGATGTTGAAAAATGTGCCGATTATTTTCATGGCGTAAATATTAAACTCACCAAATGTGGCGGAATTACACCGGCATTACGAATGATTGAAAAAGCAAAATCACTTGGTTTAAAAACAATGGTAGGTTGCATGACCGAGTCGACCGTAGGAATTTCAGCAATTGCGCAACTAGCACCGATGCTCGATTTTGTTGATATGGATGGTGCTTTATTATTGAAAAATGATACTGCAACCGGAGTAAAAATTACTTCAGAAAAAGTCATTTATCCCACAGAAAACGGAACCGGAGTAAAATTGTTTAAATTTGAGTAA
- a CDS encoding SH3 domain-containing C40 family peptidase encodes MKIKKYSFWTLVLTTVLVSCNEKPENSSEEKNQAQVVIDSLENVYAPDGRVALFDIEAEKNADSFKIEGETNMPEATEDLEKVLKQKNIKFASNIKTLPDAEGLENKTRGVIKISVANLREKPAHASQLVTQATLGMPVKVYKKEGSWYHIQTPEGYLAWVDYGGVQNMTSEEFSEWKSTEKLIYLNPYGKSLKLAKNDAEVVSDLVAGDILELTSEEGNFYGISYPDGRTAFVPKADAKPYKSWLENLDVDGETLVATGEKLMGLPYLWGGTSPKGVDCSGFTKTVYFLNGMVIPRDASQQIHTGVLVDSTKNFDNLVAGDLLFFGKPKTDSTKERVIHVGMWIGDDKFIHAMGDVHISTMDTVAEDFDEYNYNRYLRTKRILNEKDKGLQYLKEQDIFTE; translated from the coding sequence ATGAAGATAAAAAAATATAGTTTTTGGACCTTGGTTTTAACAACAGTTTTAGTGAGCTGTAACGAGAAACCAGAGAATTCTTCCGAAGAAAAAAATCAGGCACAAGTAGTCATTGATAGCTTAGAGAATGTGTATGCACCAGATGGTAGAGTGGCGTTGTTTGATATTGAAGCTGAAAAAAATGCGGATTCTTTTAAGATTGAAGGCGAAACCAATATGCCTGAAGCGACTGAAGATCTAGAAAAAGTATTGAAGCAAAAAAACATAAAATTTGCATCGAATATAAAAACCCTGCCAGACGCGGAAGGTCTGGAAAACAAAACTAGGGGAGTGATTAAAATTTCGGTAGCGAATCTTCGTGAAAAACCCGCTCATGCTTCGCAATTGGTAACTCAGGCAACATTAGGAATGCCGGTAAAAGTGTATAAAAAGGAGGGAAGCTGGTATCACATCCAAACACCGGAAGGTTACTTAGCTTGGGTAGATTACGGTGGTGTTCAGAATATGACTTCAGAGGAGTTTTCTGAATGGAAGTCTACGGAAAAGCTTATCTATTTAAATCCCTACGGAAAATCCTTAAAATTGGCTAAAAATGACGCTGAAGTGGTTTCAGATCTTGTTGCCGGAGATATTTTAGAATTAACTTCAGAAGAAGGCAATTTCTACGGTATTTCGTATCCTGACGGAAGAACAGCTTTTGTTCCTAAAGCAGATGCTAAGCCTTACAAAAGCTGGTTAGAAAATCTAGATGTTGATGGGGAAACCTTAGTTGCAACAGGCGAGAAATTAATGGGACTTCCTTATTTATGGGGAGGAACTTCGCCAAAAGGAGTAGATTGTAGTGGTTTTACTAAAACCGTCTATTTTTTAAACGGAATGGTGATTCCGCGTGATGCTTCGCAACAAATTCATACGGGAGTTTTGGTCGATTCTACCAAAAATTTTGATAATCTGGTAGCCGGTGATTTACTATTCTTCGGAAAACCAAAAACTGATTCTACTAAAGAGCGCGTAATTCATGTGGGAATGTGGATTGGAGATGACAAATTTATTCACGCTATGGGAGATGTTCATATTAGCACAATGGATACTGTTGCTGAAGATTTTGATGAATATAACTATAACCGTTATCTACGAACCAAAAGAATTTTAAACGAAAAAGACAAAGGATTACAGTATTTAAAAGAACAGGATATTTTTACGGAGTAG